From a single Selenihalanaerobacter shriftii genomic region:
- a CDS encoding formate--tetrahydrofolate ligase produces the protein KIETIATKIYGADGVVFTDNAMKDIEKLVEQGFDNMPICMAKTQSSISDDPTKKGRPTGFKVTVREINVSAGAGFLVALTGAVMTMPGLPKVPSAEEIDVDADGNISGLF, from the coding sequence AAAAGATTGAAACAATTGCTACTAAAATTTATGGCGCTGACGGTGTAGTCTTTACTGACAACGCTATGAAAGATATTGAGAAATTAGTTGAGCAAGGGTTTGATAATATGCCAATCTGTATGGCTAAGACTCAGTCATCTATCTCAGATGACCCAACTAAGAAAGGTAGACCAACAGGCTTTAAAGTTACAGTTAGAGAGATTAATGTATCTGCAGGAGCAGGCTTCCTAGTAGCCTTAACCGGTGCAGTTATGACAATGCCTGGTTTACCTAAAGTACCTTCTGCTGAAGAGATCGATGTTGATGCAGATGGTAACATTAGTGGCTTATTCTAA
- a CDS encoding Rossmann-like and DUF2520 domain-containing protein has protein sequence MKEQKTVVIIGAGSIGQSLGYLLAKNGYQILGFVSRSLNSAKQGVNLAGGGIATTEHKNFILKADLILITTPDQAIHDIADNLFKQGLISDNTTLIHCSGALLSDILLSADIEEGKYGRLALHPLQSVADVQKGISNLPNAFFTIEGNQIGREIGKEILKKLGAEYEIISKEAKPIYHAAACVASNYLVAIADLAIKMNEKAGIDSSKAAKGLLTLMEGTLNNIQDLGATQALTGPISRGDIEVIKNHLDSLEELLPEKVRLYRSLGKHTTEIAQDKGTLTEKEYTELINKLKVGER, from the coding sequence TTGAAAGAACAAAAAACCGTTGTAATTATTGGAGCAGGAAGTATTGGACAGAGTTTAGGGTACTTGCTAGCTAAGAATGGATATCAGATTTTGGGTTTTGTAAGTAGAAGTTTGAATTCGGCAAAGCAAGGAGTAAATTTAGCAGGAGGTGGAATTGCTACTACAGAGCATAAGAATTTCATCTTAAAAGCCGATCTGATTTTAATTACAACACCTGATCAGGCAATTCATGATATAGCAGATAATCTTTTTAAACAAGGATTAATAAGTGATAATACAACTTTAATTCATTGTAGTGGTGCTTTACTTTCTGATATTTTACTATCTGCTGATATAGAAGAAGGTAAATATGGTAGGCTAGCACTTCATCCGTTACAATCTGTTGCAGATGTCCAAAAAGGGATTAGTAATTTACCAAATGCCTTTTTTACTATTGAAGGAAATCAGATTGGACGTGAAATTGGTAAGGAAATTTTAAAAAAGTTAGGTGCCGAGTATGAAATAATTTCTAAGGAGGCTAAACCAATTTATCATGCTGCGGCTTGTGTGGCATCTAATTATTTAGTAGCCATTGCGGATTTAGCAATTAAAATGAATGAAAAAGCAGGTATTGATTCTTCAAAGGCAGCGAAGGGCTTATTAACATTAATGGAAGGTACCTTAAATAATATTCAAGACTTAGGGGCTACTCAAGCTCTAACAGGGCCAATATCTAGAGGTGATATAGAGGTAATTAAGAATCATTTAGATTCTTTAGAAGAATTATTACCAGAGAAAGTGAGATTATATCGAAGTTTAGGTAAACATACTACTGAAATTGCTCAAGATAAAGGAACTTTGACTGAAAAAGAATATACAGAATTAATTAATAAATTAAAGGTGGGGGAAAGATGA